One region of Hemiscyllium ocellatum isolate sHemOce1 chromosome 4, sHemOce1.pat.X.cur, whole genome shotgun sequence genomic DNA includes:
- the spice1 gene encoding spindle and centriole-associated protein 1 produces the protein MSLVRGSRSQAAGRGRRKKAAAVPRREWDSTISDLSVHRASPEELARRRHSRLPRNRRPGLHKARSAPGHPPLVSELLLDRRQLHDVLDRSDRALALVRDLFADGPRLHAAFPNVTAAPGGGGEAALPTRAWGERPTQLSLLSESVMDSQALNDVSPDRAEASPEGGGPGPGQSPGSPCTPEREASGDEAGLNATTAIRRVRSAGAAGQGLGPSPAPERGRLSLEGLRDTMEHIDRELVELQRQAGRRAPPERGRARGLTGFTASLVGSLSRLTRYLKENETRQRREREGRLRLAERCTEQRALIDALTAELLHMQGEVTATQAALHQHMVKTDEELHFIKQAVHGSPGAEMDPPKPRENIDACQVGAATLEGRSCTYCGRQDNRNAPILRAVPNAAERLETIGNRYEGNVLEIAGSGECLPEHLFGSAILLSPPRQRDSQIAVRSQTAANTCQERPLADNVCLKSNCAHPLQVGQETPTSVEQQRENDFIEYLGVQSELQGQQDLAQQCNFRDALEGQRNLTPVLPVSNWSEMQQSGTVNAVTGVPGLRENKMEAEALDKWLKHEAMLAQITELQLQNSALKAQLSQFNIDKLPNSAPQIEKTVPRPCDNLQQRITELNHQSAEARSKLLKLIEQQRQISGDSASPPISPIPPEGLWTETGKKSLDVLIPLPNGLDSSSESAPCPSSEINNRLTDNASRTSSSLHLDKGDGNRTSITQRLKPERLKEEGWFALSTHTI, from the coding sequence ATGTCGTTGGTGCGGGGCAGCCGCTCGCAGGCAGCGGGTAGAGGCCGCAGGAAGAAGGCGGCGGCGGTGCcgaggagagagtgggacagcACCATCAGCGACCTGAGCGTGCACCGGGCCAGCCCGGAGGAACTCGCCCGGCGCCGGCACAGCCGCCTACCCAGGAACCGGCGGCCCGGCCTGCACAAGGCCCGCTCGGCCCCCGGCCACCCGCCGCTGGTCAGCGAGCTGCTGCTGGACCGGCGGCAGCTGCACGACGTGCTGGACCGCTCCGACCGGGCCCTGGCTCTGGTGCGGGACCTGTTCGCCGACGGCCCGCGCCTGCACGCCGCTTTCCCGAACGTGACGGCGGCACCGGGCGGCGGCGGGGAGGCGGCCCTGCCCACCCGGGCCTGGGGGGAGCGGCCTACTCAGCTGTCCCTCCTCAGCGAGTCGGTGATGGACTCGCAGGCGCTCAACGATGTCAGCCCGGACCGTGCGGAGGCGAGCCCCGAGGGCGGCGGGCCTGGGCCCGGCCAGAGCCCGGGGAGCCCGTGTACACCGGAGCGGGAGGCCTCGGGGGACGAGGCTGGTCTCAACGCCACCACGGCGATCCGGAGAGTCCGCTCCGCGGGAGCGGCGGGGCAAGGCCTCGGCCCCAGTCCCGCCCCAGAGCGCGGCCGGCTGAGCCTGGAGGGGCTGCGGGACACCATGGAGCACATCGACCGGGAGCTGGTGGAGCTGCAGCGCCAGGCGGGGCGCAGGGCGCCGCCCGAGAGGGGCCGGGCCCGGGGCCTGACGGGCTTCACCGCCTCGCTGGTGGGCTCGCTGAGCAGGCTGACCCGCTACCTGAAGGAGAACGAAACCCGGCAGCGGCGGGAGAGGGAAGGCCGCCTGAGGCTGGCGGAAAGGTGCACCGAGCAGCGGGCGCTGATCGACGCGCTGACCGCAGAGTTGCTGCACATGCAAGGCGAGGTTACCGCGACCCAGGCCGCCCTGCACCAACACATGGTGAAGACAGACGAGGAGCTGCACTTCATCAAACAAGCGGTGCACGGATCTCCAGGAGCAGAGATGGACCCACCGAAGCCGAGAGAAAACATTGACGCTTGCCAAGTCGGTGCGGCAACATTGGAAGGAAGGAGTTGCACTTACTGTGGCAGACAGGACAACAGGAATGCACCTATCTTAAGGGCTGTACCAAATGCTGCTGAACGTTTAGAAACCATAGGCAATCGGTACGAGGGGAATGTGTTAGAAATAGCTGGAAGCGGTGAATGTTTACCTGAGCATTTATTCGGCTCTGCTATATTGCTTTCCCCCCCAAGACAGAGGGACAGTCAAATAGCTGTAAGATCACAAACTGCAGCAAATACTTGTCAAGAAAGACCTCTCGCTGATAATGTATGCCTGAAATCAAATTGTGCTCATCCTTTGCAAGTTGGTCAGGAAACTCCAACGTCTGTTGAACAACAAAGAGAAAATGATTTCATAGAATACTTAGGAGTACAGAGCGAGCTGCAAGGTCAACAGGATCTTGCCCAGCAGTGCAATTTTAGAGATGCCTTAGAAGGACAGAGGAacttgactccagttttgcctgTTAGTAATTGGTCTGAAATGCAACAATCAGGAACTGTTAATGCAGTGACAGGTGTTCCGGGATTAAGGGAGAACAAGATGGAAGCTGAAGCTTTGGACAAGTGGCTTAAACATGAAGCAATGCTTGCGCAAATCACTGAGCTCCAATTGCAAAATTCAGCTCTCAAAGCCCAACTTAGCCAGTTCAATATTGATAAATTACCTAATTCTGCACCACAAATTGAAAAGACTGTGCCCAGACCTTGTGATAATCTTCAACAGAGGATCACTGAGCTCAACCACCAGAGTGCTGAAGCACGTAGCAAACTTCTGAAGTTGATTGAACAGCAGAGACAAATTTCTGGTGATTCTGCCTCACCACCCATTTCTCCTATTCCACCAGAAGGTCTATGGACAGAAACTGGCAAAAAATCACTGGATGTGTTGATCCCTTTGCCTAATGGATTGGACTCCTCTTCAGAGAGTGCACCTTGTCCTTCTAGCGAAATAAATAATAGGTTAACAGATAATGCCAGTAGAACTAGTTCCTCACTACATCTGGACAAAGGTGATGGAAATAGAACATCTATTACTCAAAGATTGAAGCCAGAAAGATTAAAAGAAGAAGGTTGGTTTGCACTGTCTACTCATACCATTTGA